The window ACTAATATGTATCGGTATAAAGTGATGGAATGTTAAGGGAAATGAAAAAAGTGTGGGCCGTTGGCCCACACTGGGGATAGGTTAGAATTTGAAACGGTGGACTGTCTCGTTCAGGTCCTGGCCTAGGTTGGCCAAGGTTTCCGCCGCGGTGGCGATCTGCTGAATCTGTGCTGACTGTTGCTGGCTGGCCGCGGCGATCTGCTGGCTTCCCGAGCTTAGCTGCTGGGTTGCTGAGTGGATCTCCTGGATTTCCTTGCTCAAATTGTTTATGGCCACAATGATATTGTTGAAAGCCTGACTGGTGGTCTCCACCACTTGGGCCCCTTCCCGTACTTGCTGGGCTCCTTCCTCGGCCTTTTCCACCGTATTTCTGGTGGCCTGGGTAGTCTGTTGGACCAGCCGGCCGATATCGGTCGCGGCTGCAGCACTCTGTTCTGCTAGTTTCCTTACTTCATCGGCCACAACGGCAAAGCCCCGACCATGCTCCCCTGCCCTGGCGGCTTCAATGGCAGCATTCAGCGCCAAGAGATTGGTCTGCTCGGCGATTTCGGTGATGGTATCGGTGATCTTTCCGATGCGCTCGGAGTTTTCACCCAACTGCTTTACTGCTGCTGCCAGATCAATCACATGGGCCTCGATGGCGCGAATCTGTTCTACCGTCTGGATGATCTGGTCCTTGCCCGCGGAGGCGTCTTCATTGACTAGCCGGGCAGATTCGTACATCTTCTCTGTATTGGCGCTAACCTGTTGGATCGCCGCGGCAAATTGACTGATGTTTGCCGCCATCTCCTGCACAGAGCTACCGTTTTCCATCGCTGTGCTGGCCAACTCTTGGCTGGAACTGCTTAGGTTAGCGGCTACACCCTCAATTTGATGGACGAGGCTCCGCAGGGAGTTGATCATCTGGTTGAAGGCTCGACCCACCAGTCCCACTTCATCTTCACCATCTATGGTCGCTTTGACGGTAAGATCGCCCTCGGCGGCTACGGTGGCGGCTTCATGCAGTCGTCTTAAGGGGCGAGAAATGCTGAGGAAGACGGTATATCCCAGGACAAGCACGGCGACGAGGATCGCGGCAACAAGAATACCCATCTGTTGTAGCATCCGAGAAAACTGCTCATTGGCTCTAGCATGTCTGGAACGGGCCAGGGCCATGCTGGTCCTTACCACCTGTTCCAAGGTTTCAATGAGCTGCCCGTGCTTGACCCGGAATTCGTTAAGGTTTTGGTAAACATCAAGATCGTAATAGTCGCCCCGGGTCCTGGCATCGGCCAGGTTTTGCATCGTGTAGTCGATGTCCTG is drawn from Bacillota bacterium and contains these coding sequences:
- a CDS encoding methyl-accepting chemotaxis protein, with the protein product MREIVEDLQRQNEMANMLSSLQNNLVMLASTVDLLSSESEVNHAILICEGDLQLLDEKMAEETDQELRNQWATFNERWIQIKQDIDYTMQNLADARTRGDYYDLDVYQNLNEFRVKHGQLIETLEQVVRTSMALARSRHARANEQFSRMLQQMGILVAAILVAVLVLGYTVFLSISRPLRRLHEAATVAAEGDLTVKATIDGEDEVGLVGRAFNQMINSLRSLVHQIEGVAANLSSSSQELASTAMENGSSVQEMAANISQFAAAIQQVSANTEKMYESARLVNEDASAGKDQIIQTVEQIRAIEAHVIDLAAAVKQLGENSERIGKITDTITEIAEQTNLLALNAAIEAARAGEHGRGFAVVADEVRKLAEQSAAAATDIGRLVQQTTQATRNTVEKAEEGAQQVREGAQVVETTSQAFNNIIVAINNLSKEIQEIHSATQQLSSGSQQIAAASQQQSAQIQQIATAAETLANLGQDLNETVHRFKF